One segment of Desulfonauticus submarinus DNA contains the following:
- a CDS encoding amino acid ABC transporter permease, with the protein MGKNKSVKIDVTDGAAIPTKKDKGLLTAWRITLLSSIALLLYLIIVHPDPYLKILTFVSDGILVTFEVTFASIFFSLIVGLITGLGRISKNKFINLIASVYVEVIRGIPLLVQLFYIYYALGSFFQVPPFVAAITAMTICYGAYMGEVFRAGIESIDYGQTEAARSLGFNRRQTMFYVIIPQAMRTILPPVGNEFIALLKDTSLVSILAVGDLLRRGREFATETFAYFETYTMVALVYLLITLILSKIVSITEEKMRPYEK; encoded by the coding sequence ATGGGCAAAAATAAGTCTGTTAAAATAGATGTAACGGATGGAGCAGCAATTCCAACTAAAAAAGATAAAGGATTGTTAACTGCTTGGCGTATCACTTTACTTTCTTCCATAGCGCTTTTGCTTTATCTTATTATTGTTCATCCTGATCCTTATTTAAAAATATTAACCTTTGTTTCTGATGGTATTTTAGTTACGTTTGAAGTTACCTTTGCCTCAATTTTTTTCTCTCTTATCGTAGGGTTAATTACTGGTTTAGGTAGGATCTCAAAAAATAAATTTATAAATCTAATTGCCTCTGTATATGTGGAAGTAATTAGAGGTATCCCTCTTCTAGTGCAATTATTTTATATTTATTATGCTTTAGGAAGCTTTTTCCAAGTACCACCATTTGTGGCAGCAATTACAGCTATGACTATTTGTTATGGTGCGTATATGGGAGAAGTCTTTAGAGCAGGTATAGAATCTATAGACTATGGTCAAACTGAGGCAGCAAGATCTCTTGGTTTTAATCGAAGACAAACTATGTTTTATGTAATCATTCCTCAAGCCATGAGAACAATTTTGCCTCCTGTAGGAAATGAGTTTATTGCTCTTTTAAAAGACACATCTCTTGTATCTATTTTAGCAGTTGGTGATCTTTTACGTAGAGGTAGAGAATTTGCTACAGAGACTTTTGCTTATTTTGAGACCTATACAATGGTAGCTTTAGTGTATTTACTTATAACATTAATTCTATCCAAAATAGTAAGCATAACTGAAGAAAAGATGAGGCCATATGAAAAGTAA
- a CDS encoding basic amino acid ABC transporter substrate-binding protein, translated as MSKKVLLFLLLGLFMAHTVWARTIVFAVDSTWPPMEFVDENKEIVGYSIDYMKAAAKEAGFTPVFKSTAWDGIFAGLASGSYDAICSSVSITKERQKAMDFSIPYFKVRQALVVPINSKAKSLEDLKGKKVGAQIGTTGYFSIKKVKGVIPKSYDEIGLAMQDLVNGRLDGVICDDPVAANYALREKNFAKKLKIAAIIEAGDEYYGIAIRKGNKEVLDLINKGIKAVKEKGIEDQLKKKWFGQ; from the coding sequence ATGTCAAAAAAAGTGTTATTGTTTCTCTTATTGGGTCTTTTTATGGCTCATACGGTTTGGGCAAGAACTATTGTGTTTGCAGTTGATTCCACTTGGCCCCCAATGGAATTTGTAGATGAAAACAAGGAAATTGTAGGTTATTCTATTGATTACATGAAAGCAGCTGCTAAAGAAGCAGGCTTTACTCCTGTATTTAAAAGCACTGCTTGGGATGGTATTTTCGCAGGATTAGCTAGTGGTAGTTATGATGCTATTTGTTCTTCAGTAAGTATTACTAAAGAAAGACAAAAAGCAATGGACTTCAGTATTCCTTATTTTAAGGTAAGACAAGCTTTAGTTGTTCCTATTAATAGCAAAGCAAAATCTCTTGAGGATTTAAAAGGTAAAAAAGTTGGTGCACAAATCGGAACTACAGGATATTTTTCCATAAAAAAAGTAAAAGGTGTTATTCCTAAATCATATGATGAAATTGGGTTGGCAATGCAAGATTTAGTCAATGGACGCTTAGATGGTGTAATTTGTGACGACCCTGTTGCTGCTAATTATGCTTTAAGAGAAAAGAATTTTGCTAAAAAATTAAAAATTGCAGCAATTATTGAGGCTGGTGATGAATATTATGGAATTGCTATTCGTAAAGGAAATAAAGAAGTATTAGATCTTATAAATAAAGGTATTAAAGCTGTAAAAGAAAAAGGAATTGAAGATCAACTTAAAAAGAAATGGTTTGGACAATAA
- a CDS encoding CBS domain-containing protein — MQKNKLKPKIVITCHNNADFDALAAMVAAKKLYPNSVLIFPGSQEKSLRNFFIESASYLYNFKTINDIIPESVETLVVVDTRQTSRLDHVKKILKNKELEIHIFDHHPSSEEDLEADFIEYKPWGSTTTIIVLKLKEKNISITPDEATLFGLGIYEDTGSFTFNSTTPYDFIAASWLREQKMDVNTIAEFIHKELSAEQIFILNNLIQNASKHHINGIDIVITEVSLEEYVGDFALLVHKFMEMENIKVLFALGRMNDRVHLVARSKLKEVDVGKICNYFGGGGHTFAASASIKNKTLNQIKEELFAILYSKINQQISIKTLMSTPPIFLESNKTLEEAAKLMTRLGLKAIPIVQPNTKHCVGILEHQLAHKAVIHNLGNLVIQDYMQRNIQVVSPNSSLHKIVEIILEHKQRLVPVVDEKKELLGVFTRTDLINFLVQESIPISEDLFKNGKKKEKNIKFLLKEKLSTEFFNIITTAGKIAEEMGYQVYMVGGIVRDILLNFPTLDLDLVVEGDGIAFAQKLAQIFKGRIKSHKKFKTAVIILSSGQKIDVATARLEYYEYPAALPTVELSSLKMDLYRRDFSINTLAVHLNPSRFGKLIDFFGGQRDLKQKKIRVLHALSFIEDPTRILRAVRFEQRFNFHIGKQTFRLIKNALKLDILNKVSGNRIYQELILIFKEKKSIQCLFKLQEYNILKSIHPLLNLTENLQNLFLEINNILNWYNLLYLNEKVKIELLYFLVLLSNLKYEDTKKVISRLNFSKKQKDIFFELREKTKFCLIEFDRYPKKYITKISKLYLLLDDIPIEGILFIIAKIKNEELRQKIAIYVAKFRRIKLAISGKDLIALGLKPGPIFGEILKEVKQISLDNQIYDKQSQLELAKKLIDRKKITF, encoded by the coding sequence ATGCAAAAAAATAAATTAAAACCTAAGATAGTTATTACCTGTCATAATAATGCTGATTTCGATGCTTTGGCTGCTATGGTAGCGGCTAAAAAATTATACCCAAATAGTGTTTTAATTTTTCCTGGTTCTCAAGAAAAAAGCTTGCGTAATTTTTTTATTGAATCTGCAAGCTATTTATATAATTTTAAAACTATTAATGATATTATTCCTGAATCTGTAGAAACCTTAGTGGTTGTAGACACACGCCAGACAAGTCGTTTGGACCATGTCAAAAAAATATTAAAAAATAAAGAATTAGAAATACATATATTCGATCATCATCCTTCTTCTGAAGAAGATTTGGAAGCTGACTTTATTGAATATAAACCCTGGGGCTCTACTACCACAATTATTGTACTTAAATTAAAAGAGAAAAATATATCTATTACGCCAGACGAAGCAACTTTATTTGGACTTGGTATATATGAAGATACTGGATCTTTTACTTTTAATTCAACTACTCCTTATGATTTTATAGCTGCTTCTTGGTTAAGAGAACAAAAAATGGATGTGAATACAATTGCTGAATTTATACATAAAGAATTAAGTGCTGAACAAATATTTATTTTAAATAACCTTATCCAAAATGCTTCTAAACATCATATTAATGGAATAGATATTGTAATTACGGAAGTTTCTTTAGAAGAATATGTGGGAGATTTTGCCCTACTTGTTCATAAATTTATGGAAATGGAGAATATAAAAGTTCTTTTTGCTTTAGGAAGAATGAACGACAGAGTACATTTAGTGGCAAGAAGTAAATTAAAAGAAGTTGATGTAGGAAAAATATGTAATTATTTTGGTGGAGGTGGACATACATTTGCCGCATCAGCTTCTATTAAAAATAAAACTTTGAATCAAATTAAAGAAGAGCTTTTTGCTATTTTATATTCTAAAATTAATCAGCAGATTTCGATTAAAACTTTAATGTCTACTCCCCCTATTTTTCTAGAAAGCAATAAAACTTTAGAAGAAGCAGCAAAGTTAATGACTAGATTGGGTTTAAAAGCGATCCCAATAGTACAGCCTAACACAAAACATTGTGTCGGCATTTTAGAACATCAACTAGCACATAAAGCAGTAATTCACAATTTAGGAAATTTAGTGATTCAAGATTATATGCAAAGAAATATACAAGTTGTGAGTCCTAATTCTTCTTTACATAAAATAGTTGAAATTATTTTAGAACACAAACAAAGATTAGTTCCTGTAGTAGATGAAAAAAAAGAATTACTTGGAGTTTTTACTAGAACAGATTTGATTAATTTTTTAGTTCAAGAATCTATTCCAATATCTGAAGATTTATTTAAAAATGGAAAAAAGAAAGAAAAAAATATCAAATTTTTATTAAAAGAAAAGCTTTCTACTGAATTTTTTAATATTATTACTACTGCAGGCAAAATAGCAGAAGAAATGGGATATCAAGTATATATGGTCGGAGGCATTGTCCGAGATATATTACTAAACTTCCCTACTCTTGATTTAGATTTAGTAGTAGAAGGCGATGGCATTGCTTTTGCTCAAAAATTAGCCCAAATTTTTAAAGGTAGAATAAAAAGTCATAAAAAATTTAAAACAGCTGTTATCATTCTATCCAGTGGACAAAAGATAGATGTAGCTACAGCAAGATTAGAATATTATGAGTATCCTGCAGCCCTTCCTACTGTAGAATTATCTTCTTTAAAAATGGATTTATATAGGCGAGATTTCTCTATTAATACTCTAGCAGTTCATTTAAACCCTAGTAGGTTCGGAAAATTAATAGATTTTTTTGGAGGACAAAGAGATTTAAAACAAAAGAAAATTAGAGTTTTACACGCACTAAGCTTTATTGAAGATCCTACTCGCATTTTAAGGGCAGTTCGTTTTGAACAACGCTTTAATTTTCATATAGGAAAACAAACTTTTAGGCTTATAAAAAATGCGTTGAAATTAGATATACTAAATAAAGTTTCAGGTAATAGAATATATCAAGAGTTAATTTTAATTTTTAAAGAAAAAAAGAGTATACAGTGCTTATTCAAATTACAAGAATACAATATTTTAAAGTCAATTCATCCTTTATTAAATCTTACGGAAAATTTGCAAAATCTTTTCTTAGAGATTAATAATATATTAAATTGGTATAATCTATTATACTTAAATGAAAAGGTAAAAATAGAATTATTATATTTTTTAGTACTACTTTCAAATTTAAAATATGAAGATACTAAAAAAGTTATCAGTAGATTAAATTTTTCCAAAAAACAAAAAGACATATTTTTTGAATTAAGAGAAAAAACAAAATTTTGCCTTATTGAATTTGATAGATATCCTAAAAAGTATATAACTAAAATTAGCAAACTATATTTGCTTTTAGATGATATACCTATAGAAGGGATTTTATTTATTATCGCAAAAATTAAGAATGAAGAATTAAGACAAAAAATTGCTATTTATGTTGCTAAATTTAGACGTATTAAATTAGCTATAAGTGGTAAAGATCTTATTGCTCTTGGATTAAAACCAGGACCGATTTTTGGCGAAATTTTAAAAGAAGTAAAACAAATTTCTTTAGATAATCAAATTTATGACAAACAATCCCAATTAGAATTAGCTAAGAAACTCATTGATCGGAAAAAAATAACTTTTTAA
- the xerD gene encoding site-specific tyrosine recombinase XerD — protein MIKKYIQSFGHYLLAIRGLSPQTVKSYLQDLECFILFLEEKNIIQLSEISEDILFLYLIFLRQKGLKSRSLARHLASLRNFFGYLQENNFLEENPALFLENPKLPKLLPKVLSLEEVKTLLSIPNCSTSLGFRDRTILEILYAGGLRVSELINLKVLDFDSSVGILKVLGKGNKERLVPLHTEAQGYLDEYLKNIRPLFKPKEPFIFLNRSGKKLSRQGVWKMIKKYALKANLSKDISPHILRHSFATHLLEGGADLRTVQILLGHADITATEIYTHINSLRLKQLYSTLHPRNED, from the coding sequence ATGATAAAAAAATATATTCAAAGCTTTGGACATTATTTACTTGCCATTAGGGGCTTGTCGCCTCAAACTGTTAAATCTTATTTACAAGACCTTGAATGTTTTATTCTTTTTTTAGAAGAAAAAAATATTATACAACTTTCTGAAATTTCGGAAGATATTTTGTTTTTATATTTAATTTTTCTGCGTCAAAAAGGCTTAAAAAGCCGAAGTCTAGCTAGGCATTTAGCATCATTGCGTAATTTTTTTGGATACTTACAAGAAAATAATTTTTTAGAAGAAAATCCCGCCCTTTTTTTAGAAAATCCTAAACTTCCTAAATTATTACCCAAAGTTTTATCTTTAGAAGAAGTAAAAACACTTTTATCTATTCCTAATTGCTCTACTTCACTTGGTTTTAGAGACAGAACTATTTTAGAAATTTTATATGCTGGTGGCCTAAGGGTATCTGAATTAATTAATTTAAAAGTATTAGACTTTGATTCTAGCGTGGGCATTTTAAAGGTTTTAGGAAAAGGAAATAAAGAACGTTTGGTTCCCCTTCACACAGAGGCTCAAGGATATTTAGATGAATATCTAAAGAATATTAGACCTCTTTTTAAGCCAAAAGAGCCTTTTATTTTTTTAAATCGTTCAGGCAAAAAATTAAGCAGACAAGGTGTTTGGAAAATGATAAAAAAATATGCTTTAAAAGCTAATTTATCTAAAGATATTTCTCCACATATTCTTAGACATTCCTTTGCTACTCATCTTCTGGAAGGTGGAGCAGATTTGAGAACTGTTCAAATATTATTAGGACACGCAGATATTACTGCGACAGAAATTTATACTCATATAAATTCATTACGATTAAAACAGCTTTACTCTACCCTACATCCCCGAAATGAGGATTAA
- the folK gene encoding 2-amino-4-hydroxy-6-hydroxymethyldihydropteridine diphosphokinase produces the protein MEFSYQPSYLSLYIGLGSNLGKSILYLKNAKKRLCSLRFLIFVKESKIYWTEPQEKLNQPWFANQVLKFYVPAHIDPKNLLKFTSKIEQEMGRVRKEKYGPRTIDIDILIYGNKILNDSKLFLPHPKITKRAFVLIPLQEIEPNIKLFDQPIVFYLNQLDYKLLGKKIWQKNY, from the coding sequence ATGGAATTTAGTTATCAACCTAGCTATTTAAGCCTTTATATTGGCTTGGGCTCTAATTTGGGAAAATCTATTTTATATTTAAAAAACGCTAAAAAAAGGCTTTGTTCATTACGTTTTTTGATATTTGTAAAAGAGTCTAAAATTTATTGGACAGAACCTCAAGAAAAATTGAACCAACCTTGGTTTGCTAATCAGGTGTTAAAGTTTTATGTACCTGCTCATATTGATCCTAAAAATTTATTAAAATTTACTTCTAAGATTGAACAAGAAATGGGTAGAGTAAGAAAAGAAAAATATGGTCCCAGAACTATAGATATAGACATTTTAATTTATGGGAACAAAATTTTAAACGATTCTAAATTATTTTTACCTCACCCTAAAATTACCAAAAGAGCTTTTGTCTTAATTCCTTTACAAGAAATTGAACCAAATATAAAGTTGTTTGACCAACCAATTGTTTTTTATTTAAATCAGCTTGATTATAAACTTTTAGGCAAAAAAATTTGGCAAAAAAATTATTAA
- a CDS encoding transcriptional regulator, with the protein MFKLLLTIAAIYILFKLITNDKKKKQQTFQNKENTKVPSGEMVKDPICGTFVPKNSDIRVRIGEKVECFCSYECRDKFLKQLEK; encoded by the coding sequence ATGTTTAAGTTATTACTAACCATAGCCGCAATCTATATTTTATTTAAACTAATTACTAATGATAAAAAAAAGAAACAGCAAACATTTCAAAACAAAGAAAATACAAAAGTCCCTAGCGGAGAAATGGTAAAAGATCCAATTTGCGGGACTTTTGTACCTAAAAATAGTGATATACGAGTTAGAATCGGAGAAAAGGTAGAATGTTTCTGTAGTTATGAATGTAGAGATAAATTTTTAAAACAATTAGAGAAATAA
- a CDS encoding mechanosensitive ion channel family protein: protein MFIQNFLSSFLVSHLKSIWWFLSFLILSYFLASFLLKSCVKKESLKQNLEFLKWLGLIFIANYLDKFFIDSKHIYSKYLFGLNLFLIWMLFNSFLNGLFVNIYLNKIKKQKVNHIFIDLTKLIAFGVLFIIFLKEVINIDPGSILTSSAILTGVIGLSMQDTIGSLISGLLIQIEKPFSLGDWIKVKEFEGRVVEISWRYTKIQTISFDYILIPNNSISRDTLINYSRPLPKIFRAVEIGVDLNIPPVKVKRSILEVLNTVSGIANNPKPRIAILRYENFRIIYRIGYYIYNLEQYRQIQDEVLTSIWYQFKRHNIEVSLPKYIFFRGKEKITDYSEIENLIASSILFKNLSKQALKLLIESSYIKTFNPKDFIIKKGEKDTEMYFIIKGRVEVKDKTTTLSILKQGDFFGEMSLLTGQPRSADVIALDKVECLIVDREGFRMILSQNKQLLENIQEIFEQRQKSFQENKFSETNKENLWKKFKNIFHLL, encoded by the coding sequence ATGTTTATTCAAAATTTTTTATCTTCTTTTTTGGTTTCTCATTTAAAATCTATTTGGTGGTTCTTATCCTTTTTGATTTTAAGCTATTTTTTGGCAAGTTTTTTATTAAAAAGTTGTGTAAAAAAAGAAAGTCTTAAACAAAATCTAGAATTCCTAAAATGGCTAGGTTTAATTTTTATTGCAAATTATCTTGATAAATTTTTCATTGATTCAAAACATATCTATTCTAAGTACTTATTTGGACTAAATTTATTTTTAATTTGGATGCTTTTTAACTCTTTTTTAAATGGTTTATTTGTGAATATTTATTTAAATAAAATTAAAAAACAAAAAGTAAATCATATTTTTATAGACTTAACTAAATTAATTGCTTTTGGTGTTTTATTCATAATTTTTTTAAAAGAAGTTATTAATATTGATCCTGGCTCTATTTTAACTTCTTCTGCTATTTTAACAGGTGTAATTGGCCTTTCTATGCAGGATACCATAGGAAGTTTAATCTCAGGATTATTAATTCAAATAGAAAAACCTTTTTCTTTAGGAGACTGGATTAAAGTAAAAGAATTTGAAGGACGAGTAGTTGAAATAAGTTGGCGTTATACAAAAATTCAAACAATTAGTTTTGATTATATTTTGATTCCAAACAATAGTATATCTAGAGATACCTTAATTAATTATAGTCGGCCTCTTCCAAAAATTTTTAGAGCAGTAGAAATTGGAGTGGATTTAAACATTCCTCCTGTAAAAGTAAAAAGATCTATTTTAGAAGTTTTAAATACTGTTTCTGGAATAGCAAATAATCCTAAACCAAGAATTGCTATTTTACGATATGAAAATTTTCGTATTATTTATAGAATAGGCTATTATATTTATAATCTTGAACAATATAGACAAATACAAGACGAAGTTCTAACATCTATTTGGTATCAATTTAAACGTCATAATATAGAAGTATCTTTGCCAAAATATATTTTCTTCAGAGGAAAGGAGAAAATTACAGATTATTCTGAAATAGAAAATCTTATTGCCTCTTCTATTTTGTTCAAAAATTTATCAAAGCAAGCCTTAAAACTTTTAATTGAATCATCTTATATAAAAACATTTAATCCAAAAGATTTTATTATTAAAAAAGGAGAAAAAGATACAGAAATGTATTTTATTATAAAAGGACGTGTAGAAGTTAAAGATAAAACCACTACTCTATCTATTTTAAAACAAGGAGATTTTTTTGGAGAAATGTCTTTGCTTACTGGTCAACCCAGAAGTGCAGATGTTATTGCCTTGGATAAAGTTGAATGTCTTATTGTTGATAGAGAAGGTTTTAGAATGATTTTATCTCAAAACAAACAGTTGTTAGAAAATATTCAGGAAATTTTTGAACAGAGACAAAAATCTTTTCAAGAAAATAAATTTTCTGAAACGAATAAGGAAAACTTGTGGAAAAAATTTAAAAATATATTTCACTTACTTTAA
- a CDS encoding type I restriction endonuclease subunit R has translation MSKLIENDIEQLTIELLQSLGWDYIFGPDIAPDCENRHSQIANRQSFSDVLLFDVLKSSLMRINPDIPEDAIDDAIKQIQNINTPNLIANNELFHRMLTQGINVIYRKNGEEKGDIVWLIDFEHPENNKFLVVNQFTVIENNINKRPDVVLFINGIPVVVIELKNPAHEDTTIKSAFNQLQTYKQTIPLLFTYNEILVISDGLEAKAGSLSAGFDRFMAWKSIDGKREASYLMSQLEVLIKGLLNKETILDYIRFFVVFDKTKKQDKSGQTTVKITKKIAAYHQYYAVNKAVESTIRASGRKNNLLLKESPASYGLADVKKQPKGDKKAGVIWHTQGSGKSLSMVFYTAKIVRLLDNPTVVVITDRNDLDDQLFDTFAASTQILRQEPIQAESREHLKNLLKVDAGGIVFTTIQKFWPEEGNIYETLSQRDNIIVMVDEAHRTQYGFRAKIDRNSGEIKYGFAKYLRDALPNATYIAFTGTPIEKTDRNTPAVFGNYIDIYDISHAVEDGVTVPIYYESRLVKINLTEEGKKLIKEFEEELEQENLSDMEKAKTKWAKLEALVGSKSRIEQIARDIVNHFEQRFEVMDGKGMVVAMTRRIAARLYNEIVKLRPGWHSDELKKGVIKLVMTTSSSDEPEIAKFHLTKEQRRIIADRFKDPEDELKLVIVVDMWLTGFDVPSLHTMYIDKPMKGHTLMQAIARVNRVYKDKTGGLIVDYLGIAADLKEALSFYAESGGKGDPAKLQEEAVKIMLEKYEIVKDMFFGFDYKRYFNANTSEKLSIILEAEDFILGLENGKRKFIDAVSALSKAFAVAIPHPKALKIKEKVAFFQAVKSRLIKFNRNESAKTTEEIGTAIKQIIDKAIASDGVIDIFDAAGLKKPDISILSDEFLEEVKSMKQKNIAIEVLKKLINDEIKGRIKTNLVKSRSLMESLDSLIKKYNNKLLTAAEVIEELIKLAKEIKESDKEPKELGLSEYEYAFYTAVANNESARELMGKEKLRELAIVLFDRVRKNTSIDWTIRESAKAKLRVIVKRTLRQFGYPPDMQKLATETVLKQAEVIADEIVL, from the coding sequence ATGTCTAAATTAATTGAAAATGATATTGAACAACTTACCATAGAACTTCTTCAATCCCTTGGTTGGGATTACATCTTTGGACCTGACATTGCTCCTGACTGTGAAAATCGCCATTCGCAAATCGCCAATCGTCAATCTTTTTCCGATGTTTTGTTATTTGATGTTTTAAAATCCTCTCTTATGCGCATAAATCCTGATATTCCTGAAGATGCAATTGATGATGCCATAAAACAGATTCAAAACATAAACACGCCCAATTTAATTGCAAACAACGAACTTTTTCACAGGATGCTCACACAGGGAATAAATGTTATTTACAGAAAAAATGGAGAGGAAAAAGGCGACATTGTCTGGCTTATTGATTTTGAACACCCTGAAAACAATAAATTTTTGGTTGTAAATCAATTTACAGTAATTGAAAATAATATAAATAAGCGTCCTGATGTTGTTCTTTTTATAAATGGAATTCCTGTTGTTGTTATTGAGCTTAAAAATCCAGCTCATGAGGATACAACCATAAAATCAGCCTTTAATCAGCTTCAAACATATAAACAGACAATTCCTTTGCTTTTTACCTATAATGAAATCCTTGTAATTTCAGATGGTCTTGAAGCAAAGGCTGGGAGTTTGTCAGCAGGATTTGACCGCTTTATGGCCTGGAAATCCATTGATGGGAAAAGAGAAGCCTCTTATCTTATGAGTCAGCTTGAGGTGTTAATCAAAGGGCTTTTAAACAAAGAGACAATCCTTGACTACATTAGGTTCTTTGTTGTTTTTGATAAAACCAAAAAACAGGACAAGTCAGGACAGACAACTGTAAAAATAACCAAAAAGATTGCAGCATACCATCAATATTATGCTGTAAACAAGGCAGTTGAATCCACAATAAGGGCATCAGGCAGAAAAAATAACCTGTTACTAAAGGAATCTCCAGCCTCTTATGGGCTTGCTGATGTAAAAAAGCAACCCAAAGGAGACAAAAAAGCAGGTGTTATTTGGCACACTCAAGGCTCAGGAAAATCCCTTTCCATGGTATTTTATACTGCCAAAATAGTGAGACTTCTTGATAATCCCACAGTTGTTGTAATCACAGATAGAAACGACCTTGATGATCAGCTTTTTGATACATTTGCTGCCTCAACACAAATTTTAAGGCAAGAGCCCATACAGGCAGAAAGCAGAGAGCATCTAAAAAACTTACTTAAGGTGGATGCTGGAGGAATTGTTTTTACTACAATTCAAAAGTTTTGGCCTGAAGAGGGCAACATCTATGAAACACTATCACAAAGAGATAATATAATTGTAATGGTTGATGAGGCACACAGAACCCAATATGGGTTTAGAGCAAAAATAGATAGAAATAGCGGGGAAATAAAATATGGTTTTGCAAAATATTTAAGGGATGCTCTCCCAAACGCCACATACATTGCCTTTACTGGAACGCCAATTGAAAAGACTGACAGAAACACACCAGCGGTTTTTGGCAACTACATAGATATTTATGATATTTCCCATGCTGTTGAAGATGGTGTTACAGTTCCCATCTATTATGAAAGCCGCCTTGTAAAAATAAATCTTACAGAAGAAGGTAAAAAATTAATTAAAGAGTTTGAAGAAGAGCTTGAACAAGAGAATCTCTCAGATATGGAAAAGGCAAAAACCAAATGGGCAAAACTTGAAGCCCTAGTAGGCAGCAAATCACGCATAGAGCAAATTGCAAGAGATATTGTGAACCATTTTGAGCAAAGGTTTGAGGTAATGGATGGAAAGGGTATGGTGGTGGCAATGACAAGGAGGATTGCAGCAAGGCTTTATAATGAAATTGTAAAACTTCGCCCAGGCTGGCACAGTGATGAGCTAAAAAAAGGTGTTATAAAACTTGTAATGACCACTTCTTCATCTGATGAGCCTGAAATAGCAAAATTTCATTTAACAAAAGAACAGAGAAGGATAATTGCTGACAGATTCAAAGATCCAGAAGATGAGCTGAAATTGGTAATTGTAGTTGATATGTGGCTTACAGGCTTTGATGTGCCATCTCTTCACACCATGTATATAGACAAACCAATGAAAGGTCACACACTAATGCAAGCTATTGCAAGGGTAAACAGGGTATATAAAGATAAAACAGGCGGACTTATTGTAGATTATCTTGGAATTGCAGCGGATTTAAAGGAGGCTCTTTCTTTTTATGCTGAAAGTGGTGGCAAGGGAGACCCTGCCAAGCTCCAGGAAGAAGCAGTAAAGATAATGCTTGAAAAATATGAAATAGTTAAGGATATGTTTTTTGGTTTTGATTACAAAAGATATTTTAATGCCAATACTTCAGAAAAACTTTCAATAATACTTGAGGCTGAAGATTTTATTTTAGGACTTGAAAATGGAAAACGTAAATTTATTGATGCAGTATCTGCCCTATCAAAAGCATTTGCAGTGGCAATTCCTCATCCAAAGGCCCTTAAAATAAAAGAAAAAGTTGCTTTTTTTCAGGCAGTAAAATCAAGACTTATAAAATTTAATAGAAATGAAAGTGCAAAAACAACAGAGGAAATTGGAACCGCTATAAAACAGATAATAGATAAAGCAATTGCGTCGGATGGGGTAATAGATATATTTGATGCAGCAGGTCTTAAAAAGCCTGATATTTCCATACTTTCTGATGAATTTTTAGAAGAAGTAAAATCAATGAAGCAAAAAAACATTGCCATAGAGGTGCTTAAAAAACTAATAAATGATGAAATAAAGGGAAGGATAAAGACAAATCTTGTAAAAAGCCGTTCCTTAATGGAATCTCTGGATAGTCTTATTAAAAAATACAACAACAAGTTATTGACTGCAGCAGAGGTAATAGAAGAGCTTATAAAACTTGCAAAAGAGATAAAAGAATCTGACAAGGAACCTAAAGAACTTGGGCTTAGTGAATATGAGTATGCTTTTTATACTGCTGTTGCGAATAATGAGAGCGCAAGAGAGCTTATGGGCAAAGAAAAATTAAGAGAGCTGGCCATAGTGCTTTTTGACAGGGTGAGGAAAAACACCTCTATTGATTGGACAATAAGAGAAAGCGCAAAGGCAAAATTAAGGGTAATAGTAAAAAGGACTTTAAGGCAGTTTGGCTATCCACCAGATATGCAAAAACTCGCAACAGAAACAGTATTAAAACAAGCAGAAGTAATTGCAGATGAAATTGTTTTATAA